In a genomic window of Glaciimonas sp. PCH181:
- a CDS encoding DHA2 family efflux MFS transporter permease subunit translates to MSSPNQPHQPLQPLTGGKLVLGTVALSLAVFMNVLDSSIANVSIPAISGDLGVSPQQGTWVITSFAVANAISVPLTGWLTQRFGQVRLFITSIILFILSSTLCGLAPSMEVLIAARVLQGAVAGPMIPLSQSLLLGSYKPSKSGMALAFWGMTTLVAPIMGPLLGGWISDNYTWPWIFYINIPIGVFAAWATWSIYKTRESATRKLPIDAVGLGLLVVWVGCLQIMLDKGKELDWFNSGQIVILTSIAVVAFIYFVIWELGSKHPVVDLSLFKSRNFSGGVIAISVGYGLFFGSLVILPLWLQTQLGYTATLAGEVMAPVGIFAIILSPVIGKLLPKVDARLVASAAFFIFAIVFFMRSEFTQNVDTMTLMIPTVIQGAAMAMFFIPLTSIILSGQPPDKIPAAAGLSNFVRIMFGGIGTSVTSTFWDRRTALHYSQLSEHSGPSNTAFTDAVHGLTAQGMSPQGAYAVIDRLMTVEASTKGATDIFWISAILFLFLIGLVWLTKPLRSSVPIDAGGAH, encoded by the coding sequence ATGAGTTCCCCTAATCAACCACACCAGCCGTTACAACCGTTAACGGGTGGGAAACTGGTTCTGGGCACGGTAGCTTTATCGCTAGCCGTGTTCATGAACGTGCTCGACTCGTCGATTGCGAACGTTTCCATTCCCGCTATTTCCGGGGATTTGGGCGTATCACCACAACAAGGTACATGGGTCATTACATCGTTCGCTGTGGCGAATGCGATTTCAGTTCCGCTGACCGGATGGCTGACCCAGCGCTTTGGTCAGGTCCGATTGTTCATTACCTCGATCATCCTGTTTATCCTGTCGTCCACGCTATGCGGTTTAGCCCCAAGCATGGAAGTATTGATTGCAGCGCGAGTACTGCAAGGCGCTGTTGCCGGACCGATGATTCCGTTATCGCAATCATTGCTACTAGGAAGTTATAAGCCCTCAAAAAGTGGGATGGCCCTGGCGTTCTGGGGCATGACGACACTGGTGGCACCGATCATGGGGCCGTTATTGGGCGGATGGATTTCTGATAACTACACTTGGCCGTGGATTTTTTATATCAATATTCCAATTGGTGTATTTGCTGCCTGGGCGACTTGGTCCATCTATAAAACACGTGAGTCCGCAACCAGAAAACTGCCCATTGATGCAGTTGGCCTGGGGCTGCTGGTAGTGTGGGTCGGCTGTTTGCAAATCATGCTGGATAAGGGTAAAGAACTGGATTGGTTCAACTCTGGACAGATCGTTATTTTGACTTCCATCGCAGTGGTTGCATTTATCTATTTCGTGATTTGGGAATTGGGCAGCAAGCATCCGGTTGTCGACTTATCGCTTTTCAAAAGCCGTAACTTCAGCGGCGGTGTGATCGCTATTTCAGTCGGCTATGGACTGTTCTTTGGTAGCTTGGTGATTCTGCCTCTATGGCTGCAAACGCAGCTTGGCTACACTGCGACGTTAGCGGGTGAGGTCATGGCGCCGGTGGGTATTTTCGCGATCATTCTGTCGCCTGTCATCGGTAAGCTATTACCCAAAGTGGATGCACGTCTGGTGGCTTCTGCTGCATTCTTTATCTTCGCAATTGTATTTTTTATGCGTTCTGAGTTCACTCAAAACGTTGACACCATGACATTGATGATCCCAACGGTGATTCAAGGTGCTGCGATGGCGATGTTCTTTATTCCGCTGACGTCGATTATTTTGTCAGGACAACCTCCTGACAAGATTCCGGCAGCTGCGGGTCTATCGAACTTCGTACGGATTATGTTTGGCGGTATCGGCACTTCAGTAACCAGTACGTTTTGGGATCGACGCACTGCTTTGCATTATTCGCAATTATCCGAACATAGCGGCCCTAGCAATACCGCCTTTACCGATGCAGTCCACGGCCTGACCGCGCAAGGAATGTCGCCGCAAGGGGCCTACGCCGTCATTGATAGGCTAATGACGGTTGAGGCAAGCACGAAGGGCGCTACCGATATATTTTGGATATCGGCGATACTCTTTTTGTTTTTGATAGGACTGGTATGGCTGACCAAACCACTACGATCAAGTGTGCCGATTGATGCTGGTGGCGCGCACTAA
- a CDS encoding inorganic phosphate transporter: MQTLHISIYVLAFLVALALVFDFMNGFHDAANAIATVVSTGVLKPQQAVAMAAVFNFVAIAVFQLHVAATVGKGTIHPEVVDHYVVFGALIGAICWNILTWYYGIPSSSSHALIGGLVGAAVAKAGTGALISSGLIKTIAFIVLSPLLGFIFGSIMMVLVSWIFVRSTPRKVDKWFRRLQLVSASMYSLGHGGNDAQKTIGIIWMLLIAAGVSNGADSLPPWWVILSCYSAISLGTLFGGWRIVKTMGQKITKLKPVGGFCAETGGAITLFMATILGVPVSTTHTITGAIVGVGASRRLSAVRWGVASNIVWAWIFTIPASAFIAAIAWWIGRHLL, encoded by the coding sequence ATGCAAACTCTTCATATCAGTATTTACGTTCTTGCTTTCCTTGTTGCACTGGCGTTGGTGTTCGACTTTATGAATGGCTTTCATGATGCTGCGAACGCCATCGCCACGGTTGTTTCAACCGGTGTTTTAAAACCGCAGCAGGCCGTAGCAATGGCTGCCGTATTCAACTTTGTTGCGATTGCGGTGTTTCAGCTGCATGTGGCTGCCACTGTAGGTAAGGGCACCATTCATCCTGAAGTGGTTGATCATTATGTTGTCTTTGGCGCGCTGATTGGCGCCATCTGCTGGAATATCCTGACTTGGTACTATGGCATACCGTCATCGTCGTCCCATGCGTTGATTGGTGGCTTGGTCGGCGCTGCTGTAGCGAAAGCCGGTACAGGTGCTCTGATTTCGTCCGGTCTGATTAAAACTATCGCATTTATCGTTCTTTCACCATTGCTTGGCTTTATTTTTGGCTCAATTATGATGGTGCTGGTGTCATGGATTTTTGTGCGCTCCACGCCCCGCAAAGTGGATAAATGGTTCCGTCGCCTGCAATTGGTGTCGGCATCGATGTATAGCCTTGGTCATGGCGGTAATGATGCCCAAAAAACCATCGGTATCATCTGGATGCTATTGATCGCGGCCGGTGTGTCGAACGGGGCTGATTCGTTACCACCTTGGTGGGTTATTTTGTCTTGCTATAGTGCTATTAGTCTGGGAACATTATTCGGCGGCTGGCGCATTGTTAAAACGATGGGTCAAAAGATCACTAAATTGAAACCTGTTGGTGGTTTTTGCGCTGAAACAGGTGGTGCAATCACGTTGTTCATGGCGACTATCCTTGGCGTACCGGTCTCTACGACTCATACCATTACTGGCGCGATTGTTGGCGTTGGCGCGTCGCGCCGATTGTCTGCAGTACGCTGGGGTGTGGCGAGTAATATTGTCTGGGCCTGGATATTCACCATTCCGGCATCGGCATTCATTGCAGCGATTGCCTGGTGGATTGGGCGGCATTTGTTGTAA
- a CDS encoding DUF47 domain-containing protein, translating into MFARLMPTEGKFFELFNQHAELCVKGAKEMVALMTNFDDLEIRVHAIEGIEKQADKITYAAIDMLHKTFITPIDRDDIHTLITRMDDILDLLEDAAQTISLYDIKAITPEAKRLAELCLSCAERVKAAVALLHNMDNSSKILEICAEIDRLESDADHVMRAAMSKLFRDEPDVRTLIKLKAIYEILETVTDRCEDVANIIEGIIVENA; encoded by the coding sequence ATGTTTGCACGATTGATGCCCACCGAGGGCAAATTCTTTGAGCTCTTTAATCAGCATGCCGAGTTGTGCGTGAAGGGCGCGAAAGAAATGGTGGCATTAATGACGAATTTCGACGATCTGGAGATTCGGGTCCACGCCATTGAAGGCATCGAAAAGCAGGCCGATAAGATCACTTACGCGGCGATTGATATGCTGCACAAGACCTTCATTACGCCGATTGATCGCGACGATATTCATACCCTGATTACGCGTATGGACGACATCTTGGATTTGCTCGAAGATGCTGCGCAGACAATTTCCCTGTACGACATTAAGGCCATTACGCCAGAAGCTAAGCGTCTTGCAGAATTGTGCCTGTCCTGCGCTGAAAGAGTCAAAGCGGCGGTTGCCCTGTTACATAACATGGATAACTCGTCCAAAATTCTGGAAATTTGTGCTGAGATCGACCGTTTGGAATCGGATGCGGATCACGTCATGCGCGCCGCAATGTCGAAGCTTTTCCGCGACGAACCGGATGTACGTACGCTGATTAAGTTGAAGGCGATTTATGAAATTTTGGAAACTGTGACAGATCGTTGTGAAGACGTCGCGAATATCATTGAAGGCATCATCGTAGAAAACGCTTAA
- a CDS encoding replicative DNA helicase, whose amino-acid sequence MHAPSDPQLDSLRVPPHSIEAEQSVLGGLLLDNAAWDRIADFVRADDFYRYDHRIIFQHIVKLINNTRPADVITVFESLSSTGKAEEVGGLTYLNALAQNTPSAANIRRYAEIVRDRGILRKLITVADEISGQAFSPQGKEVKQMLDEAESKIFAIAEEGSRGAQGFQEIQPLLTQVVERIDELYSRDNQSEITGVPTGFTDLDKMTSGLQPGDLIIVAGRPSMGKTAFSINIGETVAIESGLPVAVFSMEMGGTQLAMRMLGSVGRLDQHRLRTGRLNDEDWPRLTHAIQKMNDAQLYIDETPALSSMELRARARRLSRQCGKLGLIIIDYLQLMSGNSAGENRATEISEISRNLKGLAKELQCPVIALSQLNRSLEQRPNKRPVMSDLRESGAIEQDADVILFIYRDEVYNPDSQEKGTAEIIIGKQRNGPIGSVRLTFLGQYTKFDNYAGGLAAPYGGD is encoded by the coding sequence ATGCATGCACCTTCAGATCCACAGTTAGATTCCCTACGTGTCCCACCCCATTCAATCGAAGCGGAACAATCCGTTCTAGGCGGGTTGCTGCTCGACAATGCGGCCTGGGATAGAATCGCCGATTTTGTTCGGGCTGACGATTTCTATCGTTATGACCATCGGATTATTTTTCAGCATATCGTCAAGCTGATCAACAATACGCGACCAGCCGATGTCATTACTGTATTTGAATCCTTAAGCAGTACTGGCAAGGCTGAGGAAGTCGGCGGTCTGACCTATCTCAATGCGTTAGCACAAAATACACCGTCTGCTGCCAATATTCGCCGTTACGCCGAAATCGTGCGCGACCGTGGCATCTTGCGCAAACTGATTACCGTTGCCGATGAAATATCAGGACAGGCTTTCAGTCCGCAAGGCAAAGAAGTTAAGCAGATGCTGGATGAGGCCGAATCAAAGATTTTTGCGATTGCCGAAGAGGGCTCACGCGGCGCGCAGGGGTTTCAAGAAATTCAACCATTGCTGACGCAGGTTGTAGAGCGCATTGATGAGCTTTACAGCCGCGACAACCAAAGTGAAATTACCGGTGTACCGACTGGCTTTACCGACCTGGACAAGATGACTTCGGGCTTACAACCGGGGGATTTGATTATTGTTGCCGGTCGTCCATCGATGGGTAAGACCGCATTTTCTATCAATATCGGTGAAACGGTCGCTATCGAAAGTGGTTTGCCAGTTGCCGTTTTTTCAATGGAAATGGGCGGAACCCAATTGGCGATGCGTATGTTAGGTTCCGTTGGTCGTCTGGATCAGCATCGTTTGCGTACAGGGCGATTGAATGACGAAGATTGGCCACGTCTGACGCACGCGATTCAAAAGATGAACGACGCCCAGTTATACATCGATGAAACCCCCGCGCTGAGTTCGATGGAATTACGTGCGCGTGCCCGGCGATTGTCGCGCCAGTGCGGCAAGTTAGGCCTGATCATTATCGATTACTTGCAACTGATGTCAGGGAATAGCGCTGGCGAAAATCGCGCCACTGAAATATCGGAAATTTCACGAAATTTAAAAGGTCTGGCGAAAGAACTACAATGCCCGGTGATCGCTTTATCGCAGTTGAATCGCTCGCTGGAGCAGCGCCCAAATAAACGTCCCGTCATGTCTGACTTGCGTGAGTCCGGCGCGATTGAGCAGGATGCCGACGTTATCTTGTTTATTTACCGCGATGAGGTATATAACCCTGATTCCCAGGAAAAAGGCACCGCCGAAATCATTATCGGTAAGCAGCGTAACGGGCCGATTGGTAGCGTACGACTGACGTTCCTCGGGCAGTACACCAAGTTCGATAATTATGCCGGTGGCTTGGCAGCGCCATATGGCGGAGATTAA
- the rplI gene encoding 50S ribosomal protein L9, translating into MQIILLEKVVNVGNLGEVVKVKDGYARNFLIPKRLARRATAAAIAEFEVKRAELEKTAAAKLAAAQAQGEKLNGLTVKISQKAGVDGRLFGSVTNADIAEALTKQGFAVEKSQVRLPVGPLKLVGDHAVAVSLHTDVLVDVTVAVIGEHA; encoded by the coding sequence ATGCAAATTATTCTGTTAGAAAAAGTCGTTAATGTCGGCAATCTGGGTGAAGTTGTTAAAGTTAAAGATGGTTACGCACGTAACTTTCTGATTCCAAAACGTCTGGCTCGTCGTGCTACTGCTGCAGCAATCGCTGAGTTTGAAGTAAAGCGTGCTGAGTTGGAAAAAACTGCAGCTGCAAAATTGGCTGCTGCTCAAGCCCAAGGTGAGAAATTGAACGGTCTGACCGTAAAGATTTCACAAAAAGCAGGTGTAGATGGCCGTTTGTTCGGTTCAGTTACCAATGCGGATATCGCTGAAGCGTTGACTAAGCAAGGTTTTGCTGTTGAAAAATCGCAAGTCCGTTTGCCAGTCGGTCCATTGAAACTGGTTGGTGATCACGCTGTTGCCGTGTCATTGCACACTGATGTTTTGGTTGATGTCACTGTTGCTGTTATCGGCGAGCACGCTTAA
- the rpsR gene encoding 30S ribosomal protein S18, whose translation MAFGKKFDKSKLKNKRQQQNPLFKRKKFCRFTAAHVASVDYKDVDTLKDFVQENGKIMPARLTGTKAIYQRQVDTAIKRARFLALLPYTDLHNV comes from the coding sequence ATGGCATTCGGTAAAAAGTTCGATAAAAGTAAACTGAAAAATAAGCGTCAACAACAAAATCCGCTGTTCAAGCGTAAAAAGTTTTGCCGTTTCACAGCAGCTCACGTTGCTAGCGTTGATTACAAAGACGTCGATACGTTGAAAGATTTCGTTCAGGAAAATGGCAAAATTATGCCAGCACGCCTGACAGGTACTAAGGCAATTTACCAACGTCAAGTAGACACCGCGATCAAACGCGCACGTTTCCTTGCTTTGTTGCCTTACACCGATCTGCACAACGTTTAA
- the priB gene encoding primosomal replication protein N, whose translation MSQPNNVLQLIAEIAEREVLRYTPAGIPIVSAILLSRSSPNEAGIQRQVEFEIAALAIGEISGRFNQTVLGGQYWFTGFLARKSRNGRSLVFHITEFAAVETVA comes from the coding sequence GTGAGCCAACCAAATAACGTGCTTCAATTGATTGCCGAAATCGCAGAACGTGAAGTATTGCGTTATACGCCAGCTGGCATACCGATCGTTTCGGCAATATTGCTGAGCCGTTCGTCACCAAATGAAGCAGGAATACAACGTCAGGTTGAATTCGAAATTGCCGCGCTTGCCATAGGCGAGATTTCGGGAAGGTTTAATCAGACGGTGTTGGGTGGTCAATACTGGTTCACAGGTTTTTTGGCACGCAAGAGTCGCAACGGACGAAGTCTGGTATTTCACATCACTGAATTTGCTGCAGTTGAGACTGTGGCCTAA